CCTTGCATTTTAGCACAAGATAACTGAAATGAATAAAATTACTTTGTCACAACCCAGCTTTGATAAGCGCTTACAGCAGTGGAGTTTAACATTATTCTTCAATTCATGCCCGCATTGGTTAATTCTCGAAAATCCTAGACCTATGTATCAGTCTATCAGATTACGGACGTTTACGTAAACTACGTAACTATCTCCCCACGCCATTTTCATGGGGGTGggccccttcttcctcccccaatccCCAATCACACATGTCCAGGTGGCTGATTACATTAATCACGTAATTAACATTACGTAAGTGTAGCATTACTCGTTAATTCATGTTGTgcaagctatatatatatatatatatatatatatatatatatatatatatatatatatatatatatatatacaaatctAAAAATGGATTTCTGCTACATAGTTAATGTGGCCAAACCCTTGCTCAGCATTTAACTCTATCTACACAAAGTAACTTGTTTAGAATAAAATGATCCTATTAGATACGGCTTTCGCTCTAGTATTTGATTCATGTTTGCATGAGTTAATTGGTATGTATCTCCTACGTGAGTGAGAGTGAAGGGATATGCAAATCTATAAAAGAGATTTTCTCTACATAGTTAATGCAGCCCAAAACTCTTGCTCAGTAGGACAAAGACAGACATGTTGTAGTATACTCCAATTCATGTTCACATCAATCGATCGGCACACATCAAATGAAGATATGCATATAGTACTACAAGGGGATATGCACAATGAATGAAGATATGGATTTTGGCACCACAATTAATTAGTGCAGCCAAACCCTCGCTCAACACTTAACTCTCCTTGTACAAAAGGATAGCCAAGACTCTGGTTGCATTCAAGCCACCAAGTTAGGTACGGTGCTCTAGCTTGCTACTGTGACTCCGTTCCTGCAACCATGGAGCTTGACACACACGCTCTCGCCTTCCTCCCGCTGGTGCTTGTTGCCTCGCTCGCGACGTTCCTCCAGCCTGCCGCTGCAAACGATGGCACGCCACGTCCCGGCGGAGGCTTCAGCCTCCGCCTGGTCCCTTACGGCGGCTGGAACAGCACCATGCACGTCGACGGCGGCGGCTTCCTGCACCTTAACGAGCAGGCAGCCACCACTGCGCTTCGGCCGCATGTCCACGGGCCGAGAGGGCTGACATACAGCGTGGCCACCACCGTCGGGACGGGCAGCGGCCGCCGCACCTACGACCTGGTGCTGGACACGGTCAGCAGCCTGACATGGATGCAGTGCATGCCGATTGCGCATCCTTTCCCACAGATATCGCCGCCCTTCAAACCGGAGATCTCGTCGTCGTTCAGACGCGTCTCGCACAGGAGCGACCTGTGTCATAAGCCATACAGGGGCACCGATTGCGAGTTCCGGGTGAACCGCCTCAACGGCGCGCACGCGAGCGGTGTGCTCGGTAACGAGACCTTCGCCTTCGCGAACgatggtggcgcggctgcggccgcGGAGGTTCGCGGCGTCGTGTTTGGCTGCGCGCACACCACCACGGGGTTCCTCAGCCATGGAGTACTCGCCGGCGTCCTCGGCCTGGGGAAGCAGACACCGTCGCTCATCTGGACTCGGCTCCACCAGCACGGGCAGGACGGCCGCTTCTCCTACTGCCTCTTCGGGCCCGGGCGTCCGGACAGGCAAGGTTTCCTCCGTTTCGGCGCAGACGTCTCAGCCACGGGCCACATGAAGAGCACCAAGATCCTCTTCATGCGCTTCACGACCGACCCGCACTTCAGCGGCTACTTCGTCAGCGTCTTGGGCGTCAGCGTCGCCGACAAGGCCCTGGTCCCGCCACCTGGACAACGCCAAATGAGCGTATTATTACGGCGCCACAGGTCGCACGACGGTAGGTGGTACGGCGGGTGCCTCATCAATCCGGGGACGAGCACGACGGCGATAACGCAGCCGGTGTACCACGTCCTGGAGCACGCCGTGGTGGAACACGTCACGAGACTCGGGCTGCCGCTCGTGAAGCGTGACGGGTACCGCCTTTGCTTCAGCGGTGCGACTCAGGCCGCCCTCGAGTACCTGCCGACGGTGACGCTGCGCTTCGAGGAGGGCGCCGAGCTCGTGATCAGGCCGCAACAGCTCTTCGTCTTTGTTCAGCACGATATCTGCCTAACCGTGGTGCCGAGCAAGGACATCACAATCATCGGGGCGATGCAGCAGGTGGACACGCGCTTCGTCTATGACATTGCAGCCGGCAAGATCCAATTCGCCCCTGAGAAATGCAGTGATGATACACGGGGGCATAATTGACCTAACTTTTTCTAGCAAACCGTTATTTAAAAAGAATTGTAATTCCAATGTAGTTTTTTCTTGAATTGTATGCCATCAACTGTCTACCAAATGAAAAAGAAATAAAGAATGTGGGTCCGCAACTTGGCCCGTAGGCTACACAAATGCAAGACTCCGTCTTTTCTGTTCAAACTGGATATCTGCAAAGCCTTCGACTCGGTCAGATGGGAATACATCCTCGACCTCCTTCGGCGGAGGGGGTTTCCCCCAAGTTTCGGGATTGGACCGCGGCTCTTCTGTGCACATCATCTTCTAGGATTCTGTTGAATGGGGTGGCTGGCAACCACATCAAGCACGGTATGGGCCTCCGGCCCGAAAATGCTACACGTACAGGCTCATTCTACAGGTTTTTACAGGTTGAGGACCGTACCATTCGCTCTTCTAGTTGCCCCCCCTGATTTTCACCGGTGGGCCCGTGCATCTTAATCAATCCTCGGCCAATTACTATTAAGCAACCTGTAAACCTCCTGTAAAACTCCGTACGTCTAGCAAAGCTCCCTTCGGCTGGGGACCCCTTATCCCCGCTCCTGTTTGTTATCGCAATTGACACACTCCAACAACTGCTTGAGCTGGCAACCCGAAAAAGACTACTCCACAAGAATCGTGGGAGAGGGGCCATGGTGCGAACTTCACTCTATGCAGACAATGCGGCTGTTTTCATGGCTCCAATCAGAAAAGATATTGACAACCTCTCAGCCATTTTGCGCGCATTCGGGGACGTCACCGGACTTTGCACCAATTCTAGCAACAGCTCGGTTGTGCCCATTCGATGCCATCACCTAAACCTGGAGCACATTCTGCAAGGCTTGCCTGTTAACAGGGTGTCCTTCCCGATAAGATACTTGGGTCTTCCATTGTCCATCTGGCAGCTTAAGAAGGTGGACTtgcaatttcttgaggacaagaatGCGAGCAAGTTGGTCACCTATGAGGGGCAAAATATCACGACCATTGGACGCACGAACCTTGTTAAGTCTGTCGTCACCTTGCAAGCGGTGTACTTCATCACATCTTTGGTCATACCGCCAGGCATTCTTCACAATATCAACAAACTGCAGCGTGCTTTCCTTTGGTCAGGATCGGATAAGAAGACGGGTGCCAAGTGCAAGGTAAACTGGGAGACGGTTTGCCGCCCGTGCGAATATGGCGGCCTACGGGTTCTCAACACAGATAAAATTGTGCTAGCCTTACGATTGAGATGGCCATGGTTTGAATAGACGGCACAAAAAAATTTGTGGGTGGGCTTGGGAAATCCATGTAATGAGGAGGACCTTGACTTCTTCTAATGGTTTGGAAAACTTGGGCGCCACCAAAGGCTAAATTGTTTGCTTGGTTGGCTATCCAAGACAGAATTTGGACTGCGGATAGGCTACAAAAACATGGATGGCCAAATTGTGGACTTTGCACCCTTTGCAAGCGTGAGCGAGAAAGCGGACCACATCTCT
Above is a window of Triticum dicoccoides isolate Atlit2015 ecotype Zavitan chromosome 5B, WEW_v2.0, whole genome shotgun sequence DNA encoding:
- the LOC119308111 gene encoding aspartic proteinase nepenthesin-2-like; protein product: MELDTHALAFLPLVLVASLATFLQPAAANDGTPRPGGGFSLRLVPYGGWNSTMHVDGGGFLHLNEQAATTALRPHVHGPRGLTYSVATTVGTGSGRRTYDLVLDTVSSLTWMQCMPIAHPFPQISPPFKPEISSSFRRVSHRSDLCHKPYRGTDCEFRVNRLNGAHASGVLGNETFAFANDGGAAAAAEVRGVVFGCAHTTTGFLSHGVLAGVLGLGKQTPSLIWTRLHQHGQDGRFSYCLFGPGRPDRQGFLRFGADVSATGHMKSTKILFMRFTTDPHFSGYFVSVLGVSVADKALVPPPGQRQMSVLLRRHRSHDGRWYGGCLINPGTSTTAITQPVYHVLEHAVVEHVTRLGLPLVKRDGYRLCFSGATQAALEYLPTVTLRFEEGAELVIRPQQLFVFVQHDICLTVVPSKDITIIGAMQQVDTRFVYDIAAGKIQFAPEKCSDDTRGHN